Proteins from a genomic interval of Anolis sagrei isolate rAnoSag1 chromosome 1, rAnoSag1.mat, whole genome shotgun sequence:
- the F2 gene encoding prothrombin, with product MGHSRTKMLRAFLLISLVHFTQSYDTVFLEQRQALSMLKRTRRANKGFLEEMRRGNLERECLEETCIYEEAREALESDVQTDIFWAQYKVCKSQMKPRANLDECLKGDCAKDIGQNYKGTISVTKSGIECQYWSSKFPHRPRFNVTTHPHANLTENYCRNPNDNAQGPWCYTRDPVVRKEECAVPVCGENQTTVPFSPRTSVQQRKQTQQPCVPDKGLLYTGTVSVTRSGAQCLPWTSEKIRHLIQRRDFLPSVTLVENFCRNPDGDDEGVWCYVENPNVTHEYCDLDYCETVLKYVDDVDEDQRAGRTSNVEHQVLFNPSTFGEGEADCGVRPLFEKKKIADNSEQELLDSYQGGRVVKGSDADLGSAPWQVMLFKKSPQELVCGASLISNRWVLTAAHCIFYPPWDKNFTTDDLLVRIGKHNRKKYEIKMEKIVLLDKIIIHPKYNWKENLDRDIALLRLKKPVAFSDFILPVCLPTKEIVQSLLLTGYKGRVTGWGNLFETWTSNPSVLPNVLQQVNLPIVDRETCKASTKIKVTDNMFCAGYSPEDSKRGDACEGDSGGPFVMKHPTLERWYQVGIVSWGEGCDRDGKYGFYTHVFRLRKWLQKTTERHGL from the exons ATGGGACACAGCAGAACCAAAATGCTGAGGGCTTTTCTCCTCATCAGCCTTGTACATTTCACCCAGAGCTACGACACGG TCTTTCTTGAGCAGAGGCAAGCACTTTCCATGTTGAAACGCACACGCCGAGCCAACAAGGGATTTCTGGAAGAGATGCGTAGAGGCAACCTAGAGCGAGAGTGCCTAGAAGAAACTTGCATCTATGAGGAGGCCCGCGAAGCCCTTGAGTCTGATGTTCAAACA GATATCTTCTGGGCACAATACAAAG TTTGCAAATCGCAAATGAAGCCCAGGGCCAATTTGGATGAGTGCTTAAAAG GTGACTGTGCCAAAGACATTGGGCAGAATTACAAAGGAACGATTTCTGTCACGAAGTCAGGAATTGAATGCCAGTACTGGTCCAGCAAATTTCCTCACAGGCCAAG GTTCAATGTGACAACCCATCCACATGCTAACCTTACTGAAAACTACTGTAGGAATCCAAATGACAATGCGCAGGGGCCTTGGTGCTACACACGTGACCCAGTGGTGCGAAAAGAAGAGTGCGCAGTCCCCGTCTGCG GTGAGAACCAGACAACTGTTCCATTTTCTCCAAGAACCAGTGTACAACAGAGAAAACAGACGCAGCAACCGTGTGTTCCTGACAAGGGGCTACTGTACACCGGGACTGTCTCAGTCACCCGCTCTGGGGCCCAGTGCTTGCCGTGGACCTCGGAAAAAATAAGGCATCTTATCCAAAGAAGAGACTTCCTGCCCTCTGTCACTCTGGTGGAGAATTTTTGTCGCAATCCAGATGGCGATGACGAAGGTGTCTGGTGCTATGTAGAGAATCCCAATGTGACCCATGAATATTGTGACTTGGATTATTGTG AAACTGTTCTAAAGTATGTTGATGATGTGGATGAAGACCAAAGAGCAGGCCGGACCTCTAATGTAGAACATCAAGTCTTATTCAACCCCAGTACATTTGGTGAAGGTGAAGCAG ATTGTGGTGTTCGTCCCTTGTTTGAGAAAAAGAAAATTGCTGATAACAGTGAGCAGGAGTTGTTGGACTCTTATCAGGGAGGCCGAGTTGTGAAAGGTTCAGATGCTGACCTAGGCAGTGCTCCATG GCAAGTGATGCTATTCAAGAAGAGCCCACAGGAATTGGTCTGCGGTGCCAGCCTTATAAGTAATCGCTGGGTCCTCACAGCTGCCCATTGTATCTTCTATCCACCCTGGGATAAGAATTTCACGACAGATGACCTCCTTGTCCGGATTGGCAAACACAACCGAAAGAA atatgaaataaaaatggaaaaaatcgtCTTGCTGGATAAAATCATCATCCATCCCAAATACAACTGGAAGGAGAATCTGGACAGGGACATTGCACTGTTACGCCTGAAGAAACCAGTTGCTTTCAGTGACTTCATACTACCAGTGTGTTTGCCCACCAAGGAGATTGTTCAAAG CCTGTTGCTGACTGGATATAAAGGGCGTGTAACTGGCTGGGGAAACCTATTTGAGACATGGACTAGTAACCCTTCAGTTTTGCCCAATGTATTACAACAAGTGAATTTGCCCATTGTGGATCGGGAAACCTGTAAGGCCTCCACCAAAATCAAAGTCACAGACAACATGTTCTGCGCAG GGTACAGTCCTGAAGATTCCAAGAGGGGAGATGCCTGTGAGGGTGACAGCGGGGGCCCTTTTGTCATGAAG CATCCAACACTCGAGCGATGGTATCAGGTTGGTATAGTCTCCTGGGGAGAAGGCTGCGATCGTGATGGCAAATATGGATTCTACACCCATGTATTCCGCTTGAGGAAATGGTTGCAAAAGACTACAGAGAGGCATGGGCTTTAA